TGAAGCGGCGGCGGAGCATGGCCCGGAAATGCTGAACAGTTTTACCAGCCTGCTCAATGGCATTCTGGCGCGGCTCGCCGCCTTCAGCAAGAGCTGATCACGGCGCCCTTTTTTTGGGATATTTTGTATGGGTGCCATACAAAATTCCAGAACATGCCGACGCATGCCGCAAGCGTCCGGCATCATTGACGCAAGGCGCGTCCGGTCCCGCGCACGCAAGGGGCAACAGTGCAGGCGCCGCCAATGCTACAGACCGCACTATTGCTGCAGGCCGCAGTGGCGGACAGCGCACTGCCCATACACCTATCCCGCACGACCTGCGCGGCCTCACCCTAACCAGCCAGGAAAAAATATGAACAGCCACACCACGGTAAAAAAAGGCGATGCCTTTACAGGCATGCGCGCGGGCAAGCACTACGAGCGCATGGGCAGAATATTCGGGCTGAACGATGATTTTTACAAGCGGGCCATTGGCGACCTGCGCCTTGAAGACGGCATGAAGGCTCTGGACATGGGCTGCGGCACGGGGGCCCTGAGTTTTGCGCTGGCGCACAGATCGTCACCGCGCTGCACCATTCATGGCATTGATCTTTCCGAAGACCAGACGATCTATGCCAGCAACCGGCCTGGCGGCCAGGGCGGGGCCTTGCACTTCAGTACGGCGTCTATGGATGACGCGCTTTTTCCCGATGGGGCACTGGATATTGCCATGACCTCAATGGCCCTGCACGAGGCAAGCCCGGAGGTGCGCCGCGCCGCCTTGAGCAATATTGCCCGCATGCTGAAACCCGGCGGCAAATTCCTGCTGGTGGATGTGGCAAAACCGCTTTTGCGCGGGTGGGGCCTTGTGTTGCGCCCGCTCATGGCCCTGACGGAGAAATTTCGTGACAACCGCGAAAACAGCTATGCGGACATTTGCGCAAAGCTGGGGCTGATTCAGACCGAAGACCAGTACATCAACGCCATAATACGGCGGCAGGTTTTCGTGAAGCCCTGAGACTCCATCTGGCTCTGGCAGCCCGCTTGCCCCTTGCCCCGGCAATCTGCGCTGCCGTAAGGGTTGCCACGCAACGCTCCTGACCAGCAATCACCCGCCAACCATAGCAGCATTGCCTGTTGGCTGCGTGGCCAGCCGCCTGCGCGGGCATGCTGCGACCCTGCGTCAACGGCGCGCCGGGCCGCCATTCGAGGAACACCTGCACGGGCATACCGCGACAATAAAAGTTTTAGGGGGTGGGGGCGTGGGGGAGGAGACCCTTTTTTAGAGCATTTAACCTTTAAAGAAGGTTAAATGCTCTAACGCTGCACGAAAGTGCAGCGCGCCACAACGTGGCGTGGATTCTGCCGAAAATCGCATTTCCGGCAGAATGACACCTTTGAAATGTAAAACATTTCAAAGGTAATCTAGTCTAAAGAGGGTCCCTCCCCCACAAAGCATGCCCAAAAATATTTCAGCGTGACCTTAGACGACCGTAAAGCCCGCAGCCTCCAGGGCCTGAGCGCTCACAGCCCCGGCGCGAACCATGCGCAGCCGCCGCACGTTCCCTCCGGCGCTTTGTCCGTCCGCCAGGGGTTCCACAAGGGTTGAAGGCTCGCCTCCCTGCGGGTTCGGGCCAAGGTTCAGTACGCAGGGCATCTGCCCTTGGTTTTCCAGCGCAGCCAGAAGTTCGGGATCCAGTTGTTCCACGCGGCACACGGGCTGCCGCCCGTTGAGGTTGGCGCTGCTGGCCGTCAGCGGGCCGCCCGCCCCAAGGGCCAGAGCCGCCGCCACGGGATGCGGCGTCACCCGCACTGCCACCTGTCCGCGTTCATTCACAAGAGCCGCAGGCAATGCGGGTCTTGCGGGCAGCAGCACCGTGAGCGGCCCTGGCCAGAAGGCGGCGAGGGCTTCGGGCATGGCCTCAAGGCAGGCCACGGCCCGCACCTGCTCCACGCTGGCCGCCAGCAGTGGCAAGGGCTTATGGACGGGACGCCGCTTCAACTGGTAGACTCTGGCCACGGCCACGCTGTCTGTGGCCAGACAGCCCAGACCATAAAAGGTTTCGGTGGGAAAAATCAGCGCATGACCGCCGCGCAGACAGGCGACGGCCTCTTGCAGATCCTGACAGAATGATTGGAGAGACATGGCAGGCAAACCCTTACGATGCATCAGCGTGGGCAAGTTAAAAACACCTTTCTGGAAAGACGCCGCAGCCCACTACCTCATGCGCATCAACCGCTGGCGGCCCCTGGAATACACCGAAGTGCGCGACGGCGACGCCGCCCTGCCCCCTGATCAGCGCAATGCCCTTGAGGGAAGGCGTATCATTGAGGCCCTGACGCCTCAGGACGTGGTTCTTGTGCTGGACGAACGCGGCCAGGGGCTTACCTCGCCCCAGATGGCCGCCCTGCTGCAACAGATGGATCAGGACGCGCGCGGCCGGGCCTGCTTTATTATCGGCGGAGCCTGGGGCCTGGACGATTGCGTGCGCCAGAAAGCCTGTAAAATGATCCGCCTGTCGGACATGACCCTGCCGCACGAACTGGCCCGCGTGGTGCTGCTGGAGCAGATTTACCGCGCGGAATGCATTTTGCGCAAGGTTCCCTACCACCACTGAGGCTCCTGCGGCAGCGCGACGCGGGCTACGGCCGCTGCACGGCGCAGGCTGCCGGGACAGTGCGGAATTTCATGGTCTGTGCGGCACGGCCCTTCAGGGGGCGCACAACCGCAAGCCTTGCCCCGGCCCCTGCAAACAGCGCGAATTCTTACAGCACTTCGTAAATCCTGGCGAACACGTTGTCATACACCAGCTTGAAATAGGGCGAAAAACGCGGATTCTGCGGCTCGCCCATAAGCAGTTGCACCATGAGCGAGTTGTACAGCCCTTCGTCCATGGCCAGTTTTTCGTCTGTGACGCGGTTGAAGAAAAAGTTGATATTGCGCCGATTGGACAAGAATTCCTGCTGCTGTTGCTGCGTGGCGTTGGGGTGCGCGTCAAACCACTCCTGAATATAGTTGTGCCGCGTGACGCCGGTTTCCTCAAACACGGTGATGGATGAGGCGTAGATGGCGCTGGTGCTGCCCTCAAGGCGCACTTCGCCCGTGTCCAGCCGATAGGCAAGCTCCTGCGGCACAATGGACAGCGCCCCGCCCTCGCCAGAGTGCGTGACAAAATTCCAGTTGCCGAAATTGCTTATCCAGAAGCCCAGCCGCAGCATTTCAAAGCTTACCACAAGATAGAGCTTGCCCTTGGCCTCAATGAGCGGCGTTTCGTCAGAGCGCAGCTTGTCCATGAGGGCCTGGGCCGAGTTTCCGTCCAGCCCCTCAAAAACATTGCCAGCCTCATTGCCGCGCAAGGCCGTGTAGCGGATGAGCTGACGGGCAAAACGGGCGTTGTCGGTGGCAAAAACGGCGGCGGGCAA
The window above is part of the Desulfovibrio sp. genome. Proteins encoded here:
- a CDS encoding class I SAM-dependent methyltransferase codes for the protein MNSHTTVKKGDAFTGMRAGKHYERMGRIFGLNDDFYKRAIGDLRLEDGMKALDMGCGTGALSFALAHRSSPRCTIHGIDLSEDQTIYASNRPGGQGGALHFSTASMDDALFPDGALDIAMTSMALHEASPEVRRAALSNIARMLKPGGKFLLVDVAKPLLRGWGLVLRPLMALTEKFRDNRENSYADICAKLGLIQTEDQYINAIIRRQVFVKP
- a CDS encoding L-threonylcarbamoyladenylate synthase, with product MSLQSFCQDLQEAVACLRGGHALIFPTETFYGLGCLATDSVAVARVYQLKRRPVHKPLPLLAASVEQVRAVACLEAMPEALAAFWPGPLTVLLPARPALPAALVNERGQVAVRVTPHPVAAALALGAGGPLTASSANLNGRQPVCRVEQLDPELLAALENQGQMPCVLNLGPNPQGGEPSTLVEPLADGQSAGGNVRRLRMVRAGAVSAQALEAAGFTVV
- a CDS encoding 23S rRNA (pseudouridine(1915)-N(3))-methyltransferase RlmH, producing the protein MAGKPLRCISVGKLKTPFWKDAAAHYLMRINRWRPLEYTEVRDGDAALPPDQRNALEGRRIIEALTPQDVVLVLDERGQGLTSPQMAALLQQMDQDARGRACFIIGGAWGLDDCVRQKACKMIRLSDMTLPHELARVVLLEQIYRAECILRKVPYHH